The Nitriliruptor alkaliphilus DSM 45188 genome includes a region encoding these proteins:
- the aspS gene encoding aspartate--tRNA ligase encodes MPSRLQPGETYALPQSPQLFKQLLMVAGVERYYQIARCFRDENLRADRQPEFTQLDLELSFGDEEDIYAVMEEMFVELWDEVLGVQLPTPFPRITFEESMRRFGSDKPDLRFAMELADLGEVFADTEVGVFKGVLGDGGSVIGLALPGGGDLTRKQFDTWTEWAKRRGAKGLAWGVVERSDSEHAEGVEAGEGDAPTLRSPLTKFMSDAEVAGVLAETGAAVGDAVFFGAGPTRFARQLMGALRNTLAEDRGLIPADRWEFVWVVEPPMFDPAGESDDPTAANSAGWVPNHHPFTAPAPQFIDDFEQRPGEVTTRAYDIVLNGVELASGSVRIHDADLQRRVFRFLGISDEDAEEKFGFLLRGFRYGVPPHCGIAPGLDRLVMLLCGEDTIREVIAFPKTQSGADPMTDAPAPHDEAALRDVGLRLLPKPVKA; translated from the coding sequence GTGCCCTCGCGGCTGCAGCCGGGGGAAACCTACGCGCTGCCGCAGTCCCCGCAGCTGTTCAAGCAGCTGCTGATGGTCGCCGGCGTCGAGCGCTACTACCAGATCGCGCGCTGCTTCCGCGACGAGAACCTCCGCGCCGACCGCCAGCCGGAGTTCACCCAGCTCGACCTCGAGCTGTCCTTCGGGGACGAGGAGGACATCTACGCCGTCATGGAGGAGATGTTCGTCGAGCTCTGGGACGAGGTCCTCGGTGTCCAGCTGCCGACCCCCTTCCCACGCATCACTTTCGAGGAGTCGATGCGTCGCTTCGGGTCCGACAAGCCGGACCTGCGCTTCGCGATGGAGCTCGCCGACCTCGGGGAGGTCTTCGCCGACACCGAGGTGGGCGTGTTCAAGGGTGTGCTCGGCGACGGTGGCTCGGTCATCGGCCTCGCCCTGCCGGGCGGCGGTGACCTGACCCGCAAGCAGTTCGACACCTGGACCGAGTGGGCCAAGCGCCGTGGGGCCAAGGGCCTCGCCTGGGGGGTCGTCGAGCGCAGCGACAGCGAGCACGCGGAAGGTGTGGAGGCGGGCGAGGGGGACGCGCCGACGCTGCGCAGCCCCCTGACCAAGTTCATGTCGGACGCCGAGGTCGCCGGGGTGCTGGCCGAGACCGGTGCCGCCGTCGGGGACGCGGTCTTCTTCGGTGCGGGCCCGACCCGGTTCGCCCGCCAGCTGATGGGGGCGCTGCGCAACACCCTGGCCGAGGACCGGGGCCTGATCCCGGCCGACCGCTGGGAGTTCGTGTGGGTCGTGGAACCGCCGATGTTCGACCCGGCGGGGGAGTCCGACGACCCGACCGCAGCCAACAGCGCAGGTTGGGTGCCCAACCACCACCCGTTCACGGCGCCGGCCCCGCAGTTCATCGACGACTTCGAGCAGCGCCCGGGTGAGGTCACCACCCGCGCCTACGACATCGTCCTCAACGGCGTCGAGCTCGCCTCGGGCAGCGTCCGTATCCACGACGCCGACCTGCAGCGGCGGGTCTTCCGCTTCCTCGGCATCTCCGACGAGGACGCCGAGGAGAAGTTCGGCTTCCTCCTGCGCGGGTTCCGCTACGGCGTGCCGCCCCACTGCGGGATCGCCCCCGGGCTCGACCGGCTCGTGATGCTGCTGTGCGGCGAGGACACCATCCGCGAGGTCATCGCGTTCCCGAAGACCCAGTCCGGCGCGGACCCGATGACCGACGCCCCGGCGCCCCACGACGAAGCGGCCCTCCGCGACGTGGGCCTCCGCCTGCTGCCCAAGCCCGTCAAGGCCTGA
- a CDS encoding replication-associated recombination protein A: MSEQLFDDGTDPGTPAVGGTTAHGDHARPARPGAGVPLAARLRPRDLSEYVGQLDALGPGKPLRAMLDRGDLRSLILWGPPGVGKTSLATVIASHVDAAFLELSAVTAGVKDVRRIIDEGRSRLELRDRRTVLFVDEIHRFNKGQQDALLPGVEAGWVTLIGATTENPFFELNAPLLSRCQLIRLTALTDDDLHGLLERACTDPERGFGGRVRVDPDAAEHLVHLADGDARAVLTALEVAAAAAGVDAGATAVPVDPGAPPVVVTLDDVADAVQRFRYDKAADGHYDQVSAFIKSMRGSDPDAAAYWLVRMLESGEDPRFLARRMVIFASEDVGLADRQALPTAVAAFDALDKVGLPEARYALVHAAIALAVAPKSNAVTRAIGAALESVRRHGNTDVPAHLRDGHNRGARSLGHGVGYDYPHDHASGFAPAQTYLPDRLVGTVLYEPSRHGHEAAVADRLAELRDQARAARRATEQHQPEPPPRTTPPNAPSAEETPQP; encoded by the coding sequence ATGAGCGAGCAGCTGTTCGATGACGGCACCGACCCGGGGACCCCGGCCGTCGGTGGCACCACGGCGCACGGGGACCACGCCCGGCCGGCGCGGCCCGGGGCCGGGGTCCCGCTCGCGGCTCGGCTGCGCCCCCGGGACCTGTCGGAGTACGTGGGCCAGCTCGACGCGCTCGGGCCCGGCAAGCCGCTGCGTGCCATGCTCGACCGTGGGGACCTGCGCAGCCTGATCCTCTGGGGGCCGCCCGGGGTCGGCAAGACCTCGCTGGCGACCGTCATCGCCAGCCACGTCGATGCCGCCTTCCTCGAGCTGTCGGCCGTCACGGCGGGTGTCAAGGACGTGCGTCGGATCATCGACGAGGGACGCAGCCGCCTCGAGCTGCGTGACCGCCGCACCGTGCTGTTCGTCGACGAGATCCATCGGTTCAACAAGGGTCAGCAGGACGCCCTGCTCCCTGGCGTCGAGGCCGGCTGGGTCACCCTCATCGGTGCGACCACCGAGAACCCGTTCTTCGAGCTCAACGCGCCGCTGCTGTCGCGCTGTCAGCTGATCCGCCTGACCGCGCTGACCGACGACGACCTCCACGGCCTGCTCGAGCGCGCGTGCACCGACCCCGAGCGTGGCTTCGGGGGCCGTGTGCGCGTCGATCCCGACGCGGCCGAGCACCTCGTCCACCTCGCCGACGGGGACGCCCGGGCCGTGCTGACCGCCCTGGAGGTCGCGGCCGCCGCAGCGGGTGTCGACGCCGGAGCCACGGCCGTGCCGGTCGACCCGGGCGCCCCGCCGGTCGTGGTCACCCTCGACGACGTGGCCGACGCGGTGCAGCGCTTCCGGTACGACAAGGCGGCCGACGGGCACTACGACCAGGTCAGTGCGTTCATCAAGTCGATGCGTGGCTCCGACCCGGACGCGGCGGCCTACTGGCTGGTGCGGATGCTGGAGTCGGGGGAGGACCCCCGCTTCCTCGCGCGGCGGATGGTCATCTTCGCCTCCGAGGACGTCGGGCTCGCCGACCGCCAGGCCCTGCCGACCGCGGTGGCCGCCTTCGACGCCCTCGACAAGGTGGGCCTTCCCGAGGCGCGCTACGCGCTCGTGCACGCGGCCATCGCCCTCGCCGTGGCGCCCAAGTCCAACGCCGTGACCCGTGCCATCGGCGCCGCGTTGGAGTCCGTTCGCCGCCACGGCAACACCGACGTACCGGCCCACCTGAGGGACGGGCACAACCGGGGGGCGCGCAGCCTCGGGCACGGCGTCGGCTACGACTACCCTCACGACCACGCCAGCGGGTTCGCGCCGGCGCAGACCTACCTGCCCGATCGGCTGGTCGGCACGGTGCTGTACGAACCGTCCCGTCACGGTCACGAGGCGGCGGTCGCCGACCGACTCGCGGAGCTGCGCGACCAGGCCCGCGCGGCACGTCGCGCGACCGAGCAGCACCAGCCCGAGCCACCGCCCCGCACCACCCCGCCCAACGCTCCGTCCGCCGAGGAGACCCCCCAGCCGTGA
- a CDS encoding DUF948 domain-containing protein: protein MNISDWSIVLAAGAFAVLMLALCVLVLHTVRAVDEVIGAVRTVSDETVPILRGVHETVSGVNVELARVDTIVAGVQSITATTDQLVGVVHATVTNPIIKGAAVSAGVARAVRTFREDGS from the coding sequence GTGAACATCTCCGACTGGAGCATCGTCCTGGCCGCCGGCGCCTTCGCCGTGCTGATGCTGGCCCTGTGCGTGCTCGTCCTGCATACCGTGCGAGCCGTCGACGAGGTCATCGGTGCCGTGCGCACCGTCTCGGACGAGACCGTGCCGATCCTGCGCGGCGTCCACGAGACCGTGTCGGGCGTCAACGTCGAGCTCGCCCGGGTCGACACCATCGTGGCCGGTGTGCAGTCGATCACCGCGACCACCGACCAGCTCGTCGGGGTCGTCCACGCCACGGTCACCAACCCCATCATCAAGGGGGCGGCGGTCTCGGCCGGCGTCGCCCGGGCGGTGCGCACCTTCCGCGAGGACGGCTCGTGA
- the alaS gene encoding alanine--tRNA ligase, which produces MDSLTIRETFLRFYEERGAQRYSSAPLIPNDPGLLLTIAGMVPFKPYFLGDATPPNPRATSYQKCVRTNDIENVGRTTRHLSSFEMLGNFSFGDYFKREAIRWSYELSVEHFGLDPERIWVTIFETDDESEQLWLEETDIPLERIQRVGVPDGASRLDASDNFWSTGAAGPCGPCSELNYDRGPEWGQEGGPLVNGERYLEYYNLVFMQQEQDGDGKVLGDLPAKSVDTGLGLERMAVLLQDVPDVFATDLFTPLIAAAEELSGVRYGDDAERDVSLRVVAEHVRTSAMLIADGVLPSKEGRGYVLRRLLRRAVRHGQLLGLDLAGGTQLLVPMLDAVLQTNLQMYPELAKQRELVTRIAGAEERDFAARLRAGLDRVDRALEDVRAGDGATFPGDVTFELHDTFGFPVDLTAEIAEEAGLVLDRDRFEALMDEQRQRARAGAKKGGGGVPVEVYRQAADEVGPTEFLGYEQLTAEGTIGALVGPGGALEGASEGDSIEVVLGRTPFYAEGGGQVGDHGVIETETGRLRVVDTQPAIEGLQTHRVVVEAGEVRPGQAAHLVVDGERRVATARSHSATHILHATMKEVLGDHAQQAGSLVQPGRLRFDFPHFEPVSLEQLGEIERTINARVLRDPHVTTEVMSLDDARAAGAVANFGDKYGQVVRVVTIGEFSKELCGGTHVPSGATVGNIYLVREESIGSNTRRIEALTGADAYRYARHEMQVAEEVARLVDTPTTEAVARVQALLERLKAVDKELAKTRRASLSQDAKRLADEATREDGVAVVIARVDGVVGDDLRTLASEVRGHLATQGVVVLGAATEDGKAQLICALTSDLADAGVEARPILHPAAQVVGGGAGGRGDLAQAGGKNGSALDEALKVASAEARSAVRGGA; this is translated from the coding sequence GTGGACAGCCTCACCATCCGAGAGACGTTCCTGCGCTTCTACGAGGAGCGCGGCGCGCAGCGTTACAGCTCGGCGCCCCTGATCCCCAACGACCCCGGTCTGCTGCTGACCATCGCCGGGATGGTGCCGTTCAAGCCCTACTTCCTTGGTGATGCCACCCCGCCGAACCCGCGGGCGACCAGCTACCAGAAGTGCGTGCGGACCAACGACATCGAGAACGTCGGGCGCACCACCCGGCACCTGTCGAGCTTCGAGATGCTCGGCAACTTCTCGTTCGGTGACTACTTCAAGCGCGAAGCCATCCGCTGGTCCTACGAGCTGTCGGTCGAGCACTTCGGGCTCGATCCCGAACGCATCTGGGTGACCATCTTCGAGACCGACGACGAGTCCGAGCAGCTGTGGCTCGAGGAGACCGACATCCCGCTCGAGCGCATCCAGCGCGTCGGCGTGCCCGACGGCGCGTCCCGGCTGGACGCGTCGGACAACTTCTGGTCGACCGGGGCGGCGGGTCCGTGCGGTCCCTGCTCCGAGCTGAACTACGACCGCGGCCCCGAGTGGGGGCAGGAGGGCGGTCCCCTCGTCAACGGGGAGCGCTACCTCGAGTACTACAACCTGGTCTTCATGCAGCAGGAGCAGGACGGCGACGGCAAGGTGCTCGGTGATCTGCCGGCCAAGAGCGTCGACACCGGGCTCGGCCTGGAACGCATGGCGGTCCTCCTGCAGGACGTGCCGGACGTGTTCGCCACGGACCTGTTCACCCCGCTGATCGCCGCCGCCGAGGAACTCTCGGGGGTGCGGTACGGGGACGACGCCGAGCGGGACGTGTCCCTGCGCGTGGTCGCCGAGCACGTCCGCACGTCCGCGATGCTGATCGCCGACGGGGTCCTGCCGTCCAAGGAGGGCCGCGGCTACGTCCTGCGTCGGCTGCTGCGCCGGGCGGTCCGGCACGGGCAGCTGCTCGGGCTGGACCTGGCCGGTGGGACGCAGCTGCTGGTGCCGATGCTCGACGCCGTCCTGCAGACCAACCTCCAGATGTACCCCGAGCTCGCCAAGCAGCGCGAGCTGGTCACCCGCATCGCCGGCGCCGAGGAGCGCGACTTCGCTGCGCGTCTGCGGGCGGGCCTCGACCGGGTCGACCGCGCGCTCGAGGACGTCCGTGCCGGCGACGGTGCGACGTTCCCGGGGGACGTGACCTTCGAGCTGCACGACACGTTCGGCTTCCCCGTCGACCTCACCGCCGAGATCGCCGAGGAAGCGGGCCTCGTCCTCGACCGTGACCGCTTCGAGGCGCTCATGGACGAGCAGCGGCAACGGGCGCGCGCCGGTGCCAAGAAGGGCGGCGGTGGCGTCCCGGTCGAGGTGTACCGGCAGGCCGCCGACGAGGTCGGACCGACCGAGTTCCTCGGTTACGAGCAGCTCACCGCCGAGGGCACGATCGGCGCCCTGGTCGGTCCCGGCGGGGCGCTCGAGGGTGCCAGCGAGGGCGACAGCATCGAGGTGGTCCTCGGCCGCACCCCGTTCTACGCCGAGGGCGGCGGCCAGGTCGGCGACCACGGGGTCATCGAGACCGAGACCGGCCGGCTGCGCGTCGTCGACACCCAGCCGGCCATCGAGGGCCTGCAGACCCACCGCGTCGTGGTCGAGGCCGGCGAGGTCCGCCCGGGACAGGCGGCCCACCTCGTGGTCGACGGTGAGCGTCGGGTCGCCACCGCGCGCAGCCACTCGGCTACCCACATCCTCCACGCCACCATGAAGGAGGTCCTGGGCGATCACGCGCAACAGGCCGGATCGCTGGTCCAGCCGGGCCGCCTGCGCTTCGACTTCCCCCACTTCGAGCCGGTCTCGCTCGAACAGCTCGGCGAGATCGAGCGCACCATCAACGCACGCGTCCTGCGCGACCCGCACGTGACCACCGAGGTCATGTCGCTCGACGATGCACGTGCGGCGGGCGCGGTCGCCAACTTCGGCGACAAGTACGGCCAGGTCGTCCGGGTGGTCACGATCGGCGAGTTCAGCAAGGAGCTGTGCGGCGGCACCCACGTCCCGTCGGGGGCCACGGTCGGCAACATCTACCTGGTCCGTGAGGAGTCGATCGGCTCCAACACCCGCCGCATCGAGGCGCTGACCGGTGCCGACGCCTACCGGTACGCGCGCCACGAGATGCAGGTCGCCGAGGAGGTCGCCCGCCTCGTCGACACCCCGACGACCGAGGCGGTCGCGCGCGTCCAGGCGCTGCTCGAACGGCTCAAGGCCGTCGACAAGGAGCTCGCCAAGACGCGGCGGGCGTCGCTCTCGCAGGACGCCAAGCGACTGGCCGACGAGGCGACGCGCGAGGACGGCGTCGCGGTCGTGATCGCCCGTGTCGACGGCGTGGTCGGCGACGACCTGCGCACCCTGGCCTCCGAGGTCCGCGGTCACCTGGCCACGCAGGGGGTGGTGGTGCTCGGTGCCGCGACCGAGGACGGCAAGGCCCAGTTGATCTGCGCGTTGACCTCCGACCTCGCCGATGCCGGCGTCGAGGCGCGTCCGATCCTGCACCCGGCTGCGCAGGTCGTCGGTGGCGGCGCCGGTGGCCGCGGCGACCTGGCACAGGCCGGCGGGAAGAACGGGTCGGCGTTGGACGAGGCACTGAAGGTCGCATCGGCGGAGGCCCGTTCGGCCGTGCGAGGTGGCGCGTGA
- the ruvX gene encoding Holliday junction resolvase RuvX, with protein sequence MSGRTSSSNLGDPLPLTGRLLAIDLGEVRVGLSVSDPGQVLASPAETLQVPRDADEPTLDALVNAATRHEAAGLVVGLPRKLDGREDDAARRARWFAEQLRERTSLPVALQDERFTTVEAERVMLDADVSRAGRKASIDKVAASVLLQGVLESQRRRRDAARDAGGGTHATDGSDTTGEPDD encoded by the coding sequence GTGAGCGGCCGGACGAGCTCCTCGAACCTCGGCGATCCGCTGCCGCTGACCGGTCGGCTGCTCGCCATCGACCTCGGTGAGGTCCGCGTCGGCCTGTCGGTGTCCGACCCGGGTCAGGTGTTGGCCTCCCCGGCCGAGACGCTGCAGGTGCCGCGCGACGCCGACGAACCCACCCTCGACGCCCTCGTCAACGCAGCGACCCGTCACGAGGCAGCCGGGCTGGTGGTCGGCCTGCCGCGCAAGCTCGACGGGCGTGAGGACGACGCGGCCCGACGCGCTCGATGGTTCGCCGAACAGCTGCGGGAACGCACGAGCCTGCCGGTGGCCCTCCAGGACGAACGGTTCACGACGGTCGAGGCCGAGCGCGTCATGCTCGACGCGGACGTGTCCCGGGCGGGGCGCAAGGCCAGCATCGACAAGGTGGCCGCGTCGGTGCTGCTGCAGGGCGTGCTCGAATCGCAGCGACGGCGCCGCGACGCCGCCAGGGACGCGGGGGGCGGAACGCACGCGACGGACGGATCGGACACGACGGGCGAGCCGGACGACTGA
- the mltG gene encoding endolytic transglycosylase MltG, producing the protein MARLSRGSRNFLIALVVGIVAVVVAVLLIGDQLNPLGDNGVEPGQPVELTVEPGQSVRAVGERLVELGVVSSGLRFRVAAEDADLASVLQPGTFALETGMSNDEAIEVLAAGPTEGVGNDVRFTVQEGLTVDQTLARLAEQFDDHTVEDFRTVLDERTAAGSNTDGVLQLPDWVPEPAEVGDEVLEPYEGLLFPQTYDVRRDATARDVLQRMVDELARAADGVDEAERDALEARGLSRYEGLILSSLIERETRVDDERETVSGVIANRLEDGMRLQIDATVLYARGEPTDRVLIEDTQIDSPYNTYQVDGLPPTPISGVGNASFLAAYRPGETTARYYVLAPECDGTHRFADTLDEHNENVRAFRATDGCGVAAD; encoded by the coding sequence GTGGCACGACTGTCGCGGGGATCCCGCAACTTCCTGATCGCCCTGGTCGTCGGCATCGTCGCGGTCGTGGTCGCGGTGCTGCTGATCGGCGACCAGCTCAACCCGCTCGGGGACAACGGTGTCGAGCCCGGCCAGCCGGTCGAGCTCACCGTCGAACCCGGTCAGTCGGTGCGGGCGGTGGGGGAGCGGCTCGTGGAGCTCGGCGTGGTCAGTTCGGGGCTGCGTTTCCGGGTCGCCGCCGAGGACGCCGACCTCGCGTCGGTCCTGCAGCCGGGCACCTTCGCGCTCGAGACCGGGATGAGCAACGACGAGGCCATCGAGGTCCTGGCGGCGGGGCCCACCGAGGGGGTGGGCAACGACGTCCGGTTCACCGTCCAGGAGGGTCTGACCGTCGATCAGACGCTCGCCCGTCTCGCCGAGCAGTTCGACGACCACACCGTCGAGGACTTCCGGACCGTCCTCGACGAACGCACCGCTGCGGGGTCCAACACCGACGGGGTGCTCCAGCTGCCCGACTGGGTCCCCGAGCCCGCCGAGGTCGGCGACGAGGTCCTCGAGCCCTACGAGGGGCTGCTGTTCCCCCAGACCTACGACGTCCGCCGAGACGCGACGGCCCGCGACGTTCTCCAGCGCATGGTCGACGAGCTGGCCCGCGCCGCCGACGGGGTCGACGAGGCCGAGCGGGACGCCCTCGAGGCCCGCGGCCTGTCGCGCTACGAGGGGCTGATCCTCTCGAGCCTGATCGAGCGCGAGACCCGCGTCGACGACGAGCGCGAGACCGTGTCGGGGGTCATCGCCAACCGGCTCGAGGACGGGATGCGCCTGCAGATCGACGCGACCGTCCTCTACGCCCGCGGCGAACCGACCGACCGGGTGCTGATCGAGGACACCCAGATCGACAGTCCCTACAACACCTACCAGGTGGACGGGCTGCCCCCGACGCCCATCTCGGGGGTCGGCAACGCCTCGTTCCTGGCGGCGTACCGGCCAGGAGAGACCACGGCGCGCTACTACGTCCTGGCGCCCGAGTGCGACGGGACCCACCGGTTCGCCGACACCCTGGACGAGCACAACGAGAACGTCCGAGCGTTCCGGGCCACCGACGGCTGCGGTGTCGCGGCGGACTGA